The following are encoded together in the Actinoplanes sp. N902-109 genome:
- a CDS encoding NfeD family protein: MEAVLWVVLAIALAIGEAFTASFLIIFFAAGAAAAAGAAALGAPLLLQVIVFAVVSALSVGALRPLILRHQNPEIESDEMPFGVRALEGEHATVLEEVGADQGMIKIEGELWQARSFDGAEKYLPGERVRVIKVKGATAIVWRDHTPNI, from the coding sequence ATGGAAGCCGTGCTCTGGGTCGTGCTCGCCATCGCACTCGCGATCGGTGAGGCCTTCACGGCGTCCTTCCTGATCATCTTCTTCGCGGCCGGGGCGGCCGCGGCGGCCGGGGCGGCAGCCCTGGGTGCCCCGCTGTTGCTGCAGGTCATCGTGTTCGCCGTCGTCTCCGCGCTGTCGGTCGGCGCGCTGCGCCCCCTCATCCTGCGCCACCAGAACCCGGAGATCGAATCGGACGAGATGCCGTTCGGCGTCCGGGCCCTCGAGGGCGAGCACGCCACCGTGCTCGAGGAGGTCGGCGCCGACCAGGGCATGATCAAGATCGAGGGCGAGCTGTGGCAGGCCCGCTCGTTCGACGGCGCCGAGAAATACCTCCCGGGCGAGCGGGTCCGGGTCATCAAGGTCAAGGGCGCCACCGCCATCGTCTGGCGCGACCACACACCGAACATCTAG
- a CDS encoding serine hydrolase has translation MSLLPETGRRVTEIATRAQAAGRAPSLALAVVRDRSLLHFTGAGQTPPPDPKTQYRLGSITKTLTATMVLQLRDEGFFALDDLLYRHLPGTPVGGLTLRQLLGHVSGLQREPDGPWWERNAGGSVEQLLKDLDPDKIFGPPFRTYHYSNLAYGLLGAVLERVTGTPWSDLVTKRVLDPLGMKRTTYHPVEPFARGYVVHALDGTLHEEPRHDAGAMAPAGQLWSTVTDMAKWAGFLADPAPTVLSRPTLDEMCTPVVMQDETWTAGHGLGPELNRVGERVYVTHGGSMPGYVAQLAVHRPSRVGVIAFANSYGLTGTSIRAVALETLTAVLDAEPGTVPPWQPAPPPTGEAADICGRWWWMGTEHQLGTDGDDLVMAPVGFSARPANRFTREAPDRWRGTAGANTGELLKVLRAPDGTPEKLDIATFIFARDPRHLA, from the coding sequence GTGTCCCTGCTGCCGGAAACCGGCCGACGTGTCACCGAGATCGCCACCCGCGCCCAGGCCGCCGGCCGGGCGCCGTCATTGGCGCTGGCGGTGGTCCGCGACCGTTCGCTGCTGCACTTCACCGGGGCCGGCCAGACGCCCCCGCCGGACCCGAAGACGCAGTACCGGCTGGGCTCGATCACCAAGACACTGACCGCCACCATGGTGCTGCAACTGCGCGACGAGGGCTTCTTCGCCCTCGACGACCTGCTCTACCGGCACCTGCCGGGCACCCCGGTCGGCGGCCTCACGCTGCGCCAGCTGCTCGGGCATGTCTCCGGCCTGCAACGCGAACCCGACGGGCCATGGTGGGAACGCAACGCCGGCGGCAGCGTCGAGCAGCTGCTCAAGGATCTCGACCCGGACAAGATCTTCGGCCCGCCGTTCCGCACCTACCACTACTCCAACCTCGCGTACGGGCTGCTGGGTGCTGTCCTCGAGCGGGTCACCGGGACACCGTGGAGCGATCTGGTCACCAAGCGTGTGCTCGACCCGCTCGGCATGAAGCGCACCACCTACCACCCGGTCGAACCGTTCGCCCGCGGCTACGTGGTGCACGCCCTCGACGGCACCCTGCACGAGGAACCCCGCCACGACGCCGGCGCGATGGCCCCGGCCGGCCAGCTCTGGTCCACCGTCACCGACATGGCCAAGTGGGCCGGGTTCCTGGCCGACCCGGCGCCCACGGTGCTCAGCCGCCCGACCCTCGACGAGATGTGCACCCCGGTGGTCATGCAGGACGAGACCTGGACCGCCGGCCACGGCCTGGGCCCGGAACTCAACCGGGTCGGCGAGCGGGTGTACGTCACCCACGGCGGGTCGATGCCCGGGTACGTCGCCCAGCTGGCCGTCCACCGCCCCAGCCGGGTCGGGGTCATTGCCTTCGCCAACTCGTACGGGCTGACCGGCACCTCGATCCGCGCGGTGGCCCTGGAGACGCTGACCGCCGTGCTGGACGCCGAACCCGGCACCGTCCCGCCATGGCAGCCCGCCCCGCCACCCACCGGCGAAGCCGCCGACATCTGCGGCCGCTGGTGGTGGATGGGCACCGAGCACCAGCTCGGCACCGACGGCGACGACCTGGTGATGGCCCCGGTCGGTTTCTCCGCCCGCCCGGCCAACCGCTTCACCCGCGAAGCCCCCGACCGCTGGCGCGGCACCGCGGGCGCCAACACCGGCGAGCTCCTCAAGGTCCTGCGCGCCCCCGACGGCACCCCCGAAAAACTCGACATCGCCACCTTCATCTTCGCCCGCGACCCCCGCCACCTGGCCTGA
- a CDS encoding ester cyclase, whose protein sequence is MTNPSQHIIEVVRAFYEPFRTGDTSIYDRILAADWLDIPLAPGQQQGPAGMAAQIALFRHAMPDYDVKHEDLVAGGDRVAVRNTVSGTHQGAFMGHEPTGRRIEMRTMDIHQVRDNKIITTWHLEDFAGLMAQLGAPAAAPTPGAWA, encoded by the coding sequence ATGACCAACCCCAGCCAGCACATCATCGAGGTCGTCCGCGCCTTCTACGAGCCGTTCCGCACCGGCGACACCTCGATCTACGACCGGATCCTCGCCGCCGACTGGCTCGACATCCCGCTCGCACCCGGCCAGCAGCAGGGACCGGCCGGGATGGCCGCCCAGATCGCCTTGTTCCGCCACGCCATGCCGGATTACGACGTCAAGCACGAGGATCTCGTCGCCGGCGGCGACCGGGTCGCCGTCCGCAACACGGTCAGCGGCACACACCAGGGCGCCTTTATGGGCCACGAGCCGACCGGCCGCCGCATCGAGATGCGCACGATGGACATCCACCAGGTCCGCGACAACAAGATCATCACCACCTGGCACCTCGAGGACTTCGCGGGCCTGATGGCGCAACTCGGTGCCCCGGCCGCTGCGCCCACCCCGGGCGCCTGGGCATAG
- a CDS encoding TetR/AcrR family transcriptional regulator, whose protein sequence is MAGPARQRILDAAARLLREKGIARLTTREIALAADAAEGSITKNFGGKLGLLTTLLTSDLPELTAWRDALTPPTPRREDLRVALVRAADAAIDYYAASLPLIAGAVSDATLFEAYRATNIANGTGPQIAVQQMTAYLTAWQERGALDPTADAGALAMLFCGGAQIQAWTGYLIGPDVLPGSRADRIDQVVDTLLR, encoded by the coding sequence ATGGCTGGACCGGCTCGGCAGCGGATCCTGGACGCCGCCGCCCGACTGCTGCGGGAGAAAGGCATCGCCCGGCTCACCACCCGCGAGATCGCCCTGGCCGCGGATGCCGCGGAGGGTTCGATCACCAAGAACTTCGGCGGCAAGCTCGGCCTGCTCACCACGTTGCTCACCAGTGACCTGCCCGAGCTCACCGCCTGGCGCGACGCGCTCACCCCGCCCACGCCCCGGCGGGAGGATCTCAGGGTCGCGCTGGTCCGGGCCGCCGACGCGGCCATCGACTACTACGCAGCCTCGCTGCCCCTGATCGCCGGTGCGGTCTCCGACGCCACCCTCTTCGAGGCCTACCGGGCGACCAACATCGCCAACGGCACCGGCCCGCAGATCGCCGTCCAGCAGATGACTGCCTACCTCACCGCGTGGCAAGAACGCGGCGCCCTCGACCCCACCGCCGACGCCGGCGCCCTCGCGATGCTGTTCTGCGGCGGCGCCCAGATCCAGGCCTGGACCGGCTACCTCATCGGCCCGGACGTCCTCCCCGGCTCGCGTGCCGACCGCATCGACCAGGTCGTCGACACGCTGCTCCGCTGA